One genomic segment of Gossypium arboreum isolate Shixiya-1 chromosome 3, ASM2569848v2, whole genome shotgun sequence includes these proteins:
- the LOC108475025 gene encoding uncharacterized protein LOC108475025 — translation MDSVSPLPSPSSVTNYRIYTSFCSNDLLPTPNMSNWIECYDPTTNSWHRVCRIPELLQNHVRRDFAMVSIGDSIYIIGGRLCHRAPSHHEPYEIVQDDLEVLSSVIRYDVCSGVWSKCAPLAVPRFDFACTVCDNKIYVAGGQCTLGVARGTSSAEVYNPMLDEWKPLPDMNVMRYKCVGVTWQGKIHVIGGFAEKADLDKLPWNTIGRCSAEVYNSDNAKWDLVMGMWQLDVPPNQIVAVDEKLYSSGDCLNAWKGHVEEYDGKFWNEVEGSHLETLSSPNSVWDANWPPAKRIYITMAAIGSKLFFLAGYRKPGETSRLMSVVHVFDTWAKRDGGRSLEPTEEEGEKELCSHACVVFLPNN, via the coding sequence ATGGATTCTGTTTCCCCTCTGCCCTCTCCTTCCTCTGTCACCAATTATCGCATCTACACTTCATTTTGTTCCAATGATTTATTGCCCACTCCAAACATGTCCAATTGGATAGAGTGCTACGACCCTACCACCAACTCTTGGCATCGCGTGTGCAGAATTCCCGAGCTGCTTCAGAACCATGTGCGAAGAGATTTTGCCATGGTCTCCATCGGTGACTCCATCTACATTATTGGCGGAAGGCTTTGCCACAGGGCTCCAAGCCATCATGAGCCTTACGAAATTGTCCAGGATGATCTTGAGGTCTTATCCTCTGTCATACGCTACGATGTGTGCAGTGGCGTGTGGTCTAAGTGTGCGCCACTCGCCGTCCCACGTTTTGATTTTGCATGTACCGTGTGCGACAACAAAATCTACGTGGCAGGTGGACAGTGCACATTAGGTGTCGCACGTGGCACCTCCTCAGCTGAGGTGTACAACCCGATGCTGGATGAGTGGAAGCCATTGCCTGACATGAACGTGATGAGGTACAAATGCGTGGGAGTGACATGGCAAGGGAAAATCCACGTGATAGGAGGATTTGCTGAGAAGGCAGATTTGGATAAGCTGCCATGGAACACCATCGGAAGATGTTCGGCTGAGGTGTACAATTCGGACAACGCCAAGTGGGATCTGGTAATGGGAATGTGGCAATTGGACGTGCCACCAAATCAAATCGTGGCAGTTGATGAAAAGCTTTACAGCTCAGGGGATTGTCTAAATGCATGGAAAGGTCACGTCGAGGAGTACGATGGGAAATTTTGGAATGAAGTAGAGGGGTCACACCTGGAAACATTATCATCGCCAAATTCAGTGTGGGACGCAAACTGGCCTCCAGCCAAACGAATTTACATAACAATGGCAGCAATTGGGAGTAAGCTGTTTTTCTTGGCGGGATATAGGAAGCCAGGGGAGACGTCGAGGTTGATGTCCGTAGTACACGTGTTCGATACATGGGCGAAAAGGGATGGAGGGAGGAGTTTAGAGCCTACGGAAGAGGAAGGAGAAAAGGAGCTTTGCTCTCATGCCTGCGTTGTCTTTCTTCCCAACAATTAA
- the LOC108474420 gene encoding pentatricopeptide repeat-containing protein At1g03560, mitochondrial: MRRTLVKSPIFFSISRLQSPPLSSPYRNVDPLPNSPKLSSNSLSISFSRFMFTPSYVPPPEWIEPFINLSGLSSTNPQDLQPSPWVSQILNLLDGSSNMESNLDSFCHKFLIRLSPNFVSFVLSSVEIQNKPDVALRFFTWAAKQKKYTHKLECYVSLINVLALANDLVKVRYLFGQLKELGFVLTMSSANSLIKNFGELGMVEELLWVWRRMKENGIEPSLYTFNFLLNGLVNSMFIESAERVFEVMENGKIRPDVVSYNTMIKGYCKAGKTQKAMELLRVMESINLEPDKITYMTLMQACYSEGIFDSCLALYHEMGEKGCEVPPHAYSLVVGGLCKEGKCLEGYVVFENMIRNGLKANVAVYTTLIDAFAKCGKMEEALELFERMKTDGLEPDEVSYGVIVNGLCKSGRLDEAMEYLRFCRANEVAVNAMFYSSLIDGLGKAGRVDEAQKLFEEMVEKDCPRDSYCYNALIDALAKCGRVNEALTLFNRMKDEGCDQTVYTYTILISGLFRERKNEEAMKLWDMMIDKGITPTAASFRALSIGLCLSGKVTRACKILDDLAPMGVIPETAFEDMIYVLCKAGRVKEACKLADGIVDRGREIPGRIRTVLINALRKAGNANLAMKLMHSKIGIGYDRVGSIKRRVKFRILLEI; the protein is encoded by the coding sequence ATGAGAAGAACCCTAGTGAAATCCCCGATTTTTTTCTCTATCTCTCGTCTCCAATCTCCACCTCTGTCTAGTCCCTATAGAAATGTTGACCCACTGCCAAATTCTCCCAAACTGTCATCCAACTCACTCTCTATTTCTTTCTCCAGGTTCATGTTTACTCCCAGTTATGTTCCTCCTCCCGAGTGGATAGAGCCCTTCATTAATCTCTCTGGTTTATCCTCAACTAATCCTCAAGACTTACAACCATCTCCTTGGGTAAGCCAAATTCTCAATCTTTTAGATGGTTCTTCTAACATGGAATCAAATTTAGACTCTTTCTGCCACAAGTTCTTGATCAGGTTGTCTCCgaattttgtttcttttgttttgtcGTCTGTCGAGATTCAAAACAAACCCGATGTTGCTTTGAGGTTCTTTACATGGGCTGCTAAGCAAAAGAAATATACCCATAAGCTGGAATGTTATGTCTCTTTAATAAATGTTTTAGCATTAGCAAATGATTTGGTTAAAGTTAGATATTTGTTTGGTCAACTTAAGGAACTGGGGTTTGTATTGACAATGTCATCTGCAAATTCTTTGATTAAGAACTTTGGGGAACTTGGGATGGTTGAAGAGTTATTGTGGGTGTGGCGAAGAATGAAAGAGAATGGAATTGAACCTAGTTTATATACATTTAATTTTTTACTTAACGGATTGGTTAATTCAATGTTTATTGAATCTGCAGAGCGGGTTTTTGAGGTAATGGAGAATGGTAAAATTAGACCTGATGTTGTGAGTTACAATACCATGATTAAGGGATACTGTAAGGCAGGAAAAACTCAGAAAGCAATGGAATTATTACGAGTTATGGAGTCGATAAATTTGGAGCCAGATAAGATTACTTATATGACATTGATGCAGGCATGTTATTCAGAGGGGATCTTTGATTCTTGTTTGGCTCTGTATCATGAAATGGGGGAGAAAGGATGTGAAGTTCCACCTCATGCATATAGTTTAGTTGTTGGAGGACTCTGTAAAGAAGGGAAATGCCTTGAAGGATATGTTGTTTTTGAGAATATGATTCGGAATGGGCTTAAAGCAAATGTGGCAGTTTATACAACTTTGATAGATGCATTTGCAAAATGTGGAAAGATGGAAGAGGCACTAGAGCTATTTGAGAGGATGAAAACTGATGGGCTTGAACCAGATGAGGTTTCATATGGGGTCATTGTTAATGGTTTGTGTAAGAGTGGAAGATTAGATGAGGCTATGGAGTATCTCAGGTTTTGTCGTGCTAATGAAGTGGCAGTCAATGCCATGTTTTATTCGAGTCTCATTGATGGGTTGGGTAAGGCTGGTAGAGTAGATGAAGCTCAGAAGCTTTTTGAAGAGATGGTTGAGAAAGACTGCCCACGGGATTCATATTGTTACAATGCCCTTATCGATGCCCTTGCAAAGTGTGGGAGGGTCAATGAAGCATTAACGCTGTTTAACAGGATGAAGGATGAAGGATGTGATCAGACGGTTTATACATACACAATTCTCATAAGTGGACTGTTCAGGGAGCGTAAGAATGAAGAGGCAATGAAGCTCTGGGATATGATGATTGATAAAGGTATCACACCAACTGCAGCTTCTTTTAGGGCTCTCTCAATTGGGCTTTGTCTATCAGGCAAGGTAACAAGGGCCTGCAAGATTTTGGATGATCTAGCACCTATGGGTGTTATTCCTGAGACAGCTTTTGAAGATATGATCTATGTGCTGTGCAAAGCAGGCCGTGTCAAGGAGGCCTGCAAGCTGGCTGACGGTATCGTTGATAGGGGTAGAGAAATACCTGGAAGAATCCGAACTGTTCTTATCAATGCCTTGAGAAAAGCAGGCAATGCAAATTTGGCCATGAAGTTAATGCATAGTAAGATTGGTATAGGTTATGATCGAGTCGGTAGCATTAAAAGGCGAGTGAAATTCCGGATTCTTCTCGAAATTTGA